A genomic segment from Paralichthys olivaceus isolate ysfri-2021 chromosome 22, ASM2471397v2, whole genome shotgun sequence encodes:
- the dctn1a gene encoding dynactin subunit 1 isoform X22, whose protein sequence is MSSAGIVESGKPPKIGSTVEVTGKGQRGTVAYIGATLFASGKWVGVILDEPKGKNDGTVQGKRYFTCEENHGIFVRQSQLQVVEEGSSATSPDTPEFALAKILRQKEIPETPKTSKQTPMNVKKTSRESLSSSLSGDVSEVGLTSHQGALGAPIVPQPSGSPAPVAAPVPATPSKEEESLRGQVKDLEEKLETLKMKRTEDKAKLKELEKHKIQLEQLQEWKIKMQEQQTDLQKQLKEVKKEARDAQESKDRYMEEMSDTADAIEMATLDKEMAEERAESLQVEVDSLKEKVDELSMDLEILRHEISEKGSDGAASSYHVKQLEEQNSRLKEALVRMRDLSASEKQEHVKLQKQMEKKNTELDTLRTQKEKLQEEVKLAEATIDELKEQVDAALGSEEMVETLTERNLDLEEKVRELRETVTDLEAINEMNDELQENARETEMELREQLDMGGAKVREAEKRVEAAQETVADYQQTISKYRDLTTRLQDANRDLISQQNANAEQVQQPPAELFDFKIKFAETKAYAKAIEMELRKMEVAQLNRQVSLLTSFMPDSFLRHGGDHDCILVLLLIPRLICKAELLSKQAQEKFDLNGNLVPGAGLRGPPGEQRSFASGLVYSLCLLQATLHKYEQALNTCNIEVFKRMGTLYSEMNFHERSLDYFIDLLHKDQLDETVQVEPLTKAIKYYQQLYSVHLADHTEDCTVQLADHIKFIQTALDSMGVEVARLRAFLAAGQESSGLAVLLKDLDTSCSDIRQFCKKIRRRMPGTDVVGVPAALNFGPEVSETLTECRRQLTRAVAVLQEVAAAGAQMVAPLAEQEGLNALKLEDIACNVVDQVYGSHGLSGPECLRQSCSSVIATMNKMATAMQEGEYDADKPQGKTPPVETRAATVRAEMTDAEGLGVKLEDRDTVIKEVKKSLKIKGEELSEANVRLSLLEKKLDTSTKDADERVEKIQTKLSENLALLKKKEKEFEETMDALQADIDQLEAEKAELKQRINNQSKMTIEGLRAPSASGIASIVQGSAGAGLPPSMAGPVQVVDSPLLRQQVEAQRLGIKHLKNENNRLKAEKMRAQLASLPPLCPPKLPQVSKESSMPPGGLNTGIYRRTDQLLATLLKLSAEFKVVDITGKTTVSASSQLLEQTARLQNLSDALDKLKGEVAEHVVTHQRGAKASSDFATFPVSSFVKAKEEKQGNTVLVGRVSIPCIRGHEQVHRLVLSQQQLQQVHSLLMV, encoded by the exons ATGAGCAGTGCAGGAATAGTGGAGAGTGGTAAACCTCCAAAG ATTGGCTCTACAGTAGAGGTGACAGGGAAGGGTCAGCGCGGCACTGTCGCCTACATCGGCGCCACCCTCTTTGCCTCTGGGAAATGGGTGGGTGTTATACTTGATGAGCCAAAAGGCAAGAATGATGGCACCGTGCAGGGGAAACGCTACTTCACCTGTGAGGAAAATCATGGGATATTTGTCAGACAGTCGCAG CTTCAGGTGGTGGAAGAGGGCTCCAGTGCCACCTCACCAGATACTCCTGAGTTTGCTCTTGCCAAGATTCTCAGACAAAAAG AAATTCCAGAGACTCCAAAAACATCCAAACAG ACACCAATGAATGTTAAGAAG ACATCTCGTGAGAGCCTGTCGTCCTCGCTGTCTGGTGATGTCAGTGAAGTTGGACTGACCTCCCATCAGGGTGCACTGGGAGCTCCCATCGTGCCTCAGCCCAGCGGGTCACCTGCGCCAGTCGCAGCCCCAGTCCCTGCTACTCCGAGCAAG GAGGAGGAATCACTGCGAGGTCAGGTCAAAGAcctggaggagaagctggagacgctgaagatgaagaggacagaggacaagGCCAAACTGAAGGAGCTTGAAAAACACAAGATCCAGCTGGAGCAGCTTCAGGAATGGAAGATAAAAATGCAGGAGCAGCAGACTGACCTCCAGAAACAGCTTAAAGAAGTCAAGAag GAAGCCCGCGATGCACAGGAATCCAAGGACCGCTACATGGAGGAGATGTCAGACACGGCCGACGCCATTGAGATGGCAACACTGGACAAAGAAATGGCGGAGGAGCGAGCGGAGTCATTGCAAGTGGAGGTGGACAGTCTGAAAGAGAAAGTAGATGAGCTCTCCATGGACCTGGAGATTCTTAGACATGAGATTTCAGAGAAAG GCTCAGATGGAGCTGCCTCAAGTTACCATGTCAAGCAGCTGGAGGAACAGAACAGCAGACTGAAGGAGGCTCTAGTCAG GATGCGTGACCTGTCTGCCTCAGAGAAACAGGAAcatgtgaagctgcagaagcagatggagaagaagaacacTGAGCTGGACACTCTGAGGACTCAGAAGGAAAAACTGCAGGAAGAAGTCAAGCTGGCAGAGGCCACTATTGATGAACTGAAGGAGCAG GTGGATGCTGCTCTGGGCTCAGAGGAGATGGTTGAGACGCTGACAGAGAGGAACCTTGACTTGGAGGAGAAAGTCAGAGAGCTGAGAGAAACAGTCACTGATCTG GAGGCGATCAACGAGATGAATGATGAGCTCCAGGAGAATGCAAGGGAGACTGAAATGGAGCTGAGAGAGCAGCTCGACATGGGTGGTGCAAAGGTCAGAGAAGCTGAAAAACGAGTGGAGGCTGCTCAGGAGACTGTGGCTGATTACCAGCAGACCATCAGCAAATATAGGGATCTCACTACCAGGTTGCAG GATGCCAATCGGGACCTGATCAGCCAGCAGAATGCCAATGCTGAGCAAGTTCAACAGCCGCCCGCAGAACTGTTTGACTTCAAGATCAAGTTTGCAGAGACCAAGGCCTATGCCAAG GCCATTGAGATGGAGCTGAGGAAAATGGAAGTGGCTCAATTAAACAGACAGGTGTCCCTCCTTACCTCCTTCATGCCAGACTCCTTTCTCCGTCATGGTGGAGATCATGACTGTATTCTGGTCCTTCTTCTCATCCCCAGGCTCATCTGCAAG GCTGAGCTCCTCAGTAAACAAGCCCAGGAGAAGTTTGACTTGAACGGGAACCTGGTGCCGGGGGCAGGGCTCAGAGGACCTCCAGGAGAACAGCGCAGCTTTGCCTCAGGACTGGTGTACTCCCTGTGCTTGCTGCAGGCCACCCTGCACAAATATGAACA GGCTCTGAACACCTGCAACATAGAGGTTTTTAAGCGCATGGGTACACTTTACTCTGAAATGAATTTCCATGAGCGCTCCCTGGATTATTTCATTGACCTGCTGCATAAAGACCAATTGGATGAGACTGTTCAGGTGGAGCCCCTGACCAAGGCCATCAAGTACTACCag caaCTGTACAGTGTCCATCTGGCAGATCACACTGAGGACTGCACAGTGCAGCTGGCTGACCACATCAAG TTTATCCAGACCGCATTGGACTCCATGGGAGTGGAGGTGGCTCGTCTGCGGGCGTTCCTGGCTGCAGGTCAGGAAAGCTCTGGCCTTGCTGTGCTTCTGAAGGACCTGGACACTTCGTGTTCGGATATCAGACAATTCTGTAAGAAGATCCGCCGTCGCATGCCTGGAACAGATGTGGTTGGAGTACCTGCTGCTCTCAATTTTGGACCAGAG GTGTCAGAGACGCTGACAGAGTGTAGGCGCCAGCTGACCCGTGCGGTGGCCGTGCTGCAGGAGGTGGCTGCAGCTGGGGCTCAGATGGTTGCTCCGCTGGCAGAACAAGAGGGTCTCAACGCTCTCAAGCTGGAGGATATTGCCTGCAACGTTGTGGATCAG GTGTATGGCTCCCATGGCCTGAGTGGCCCAGAGTGTCTGCGtcaatcctgcagctctgtcatTGCTACCATGAACAAGATGGCTACAGCCATGCAGGAAGGAGAGTATGATGCTGACAAACCTCAGGGCAAG ACTCCTCCTGTGGAAACGAGAGCTGCCACCGTCAGGGCTGAGATGACTGATGCTGAGGGTCTAGGTGTTAAACtagaagacagagacacagtcatCAAGGAGGTCAAGAAGTCTCTTAAGATCAAG GGTGAGGAGCTGAGTGAGGCCAACGTCCGCCTGAGCCTGCTAGAGAAAAAGCTGGACACCTCCACCAAAGATGCAGATGAACGGGTGGAGAAGATCCAGACCAAACTCAGCGAGAATCTCGCCCTgctgaagaagaaagagaa GGAGTTTGAGGAGACAATGGATGCTCTGCAGGCTGATATCGACCAGCTGGAGGCAGAGAAGGCAGAGCTGAAACAACGCATCAATAACCAATCAAAGATGACCATCGAAGGCCTAAGAGCCCCGTCTGCCTCTGGTATAGCCTCCATTGTTCAAGGATCTGCAGGAG CAGGGCTGCCTCCATCCATGGCGGGGCCAGTGCAGGTGGTGGACTCTCCCCTCCTCCGGCAGCAGGTCGAGGCTCAGAGACTGGGCATCAAACACCTcaagaatgaaaacaacagactCAAG GCTGAGAAGATGAGAGCCCAGCTGGCCTCCCTGCCTCCACTCTGCCCCCCCAAACTGCCACAAGTGTCCAAAGAAAGCTCCATGCCTCCAGGGGGACTGAACACAGGCATCTATCGCAGGACTGACCAACTGCTGGCGACACTGCTCAAGCTGAGTGCAGAGTTTAAAGTGGTGGACATCACTGGGAAGACAACAG TTAGTGCCAGTTCCCAGCTGCTGGAGCAGACGGCTCGACTGCAGAACCTCAGTGATGCTCTGGACAAACTCAAG GGAGAAGTAGCTGAACATGTGGTCACGCATCAGCGTGGAGCCAAGGCTTCCTCTGACTTCGCCACATTCCCAGTGTCGTCCTTTGTTAAG GCCAAGGAAGAAAAGCAGGGGAATACGGTGCTTGTGGGTCGTGTTTCCATTCCATGCATCCGCGGACACGAACAAGTCCACCGCCTCGTCCTATCCCAGCAGCAGCTACAGCAAGTACACAGCCTCCTGATGGTGTAG
- the dctn1a gene encoding dynactin subunit 1 isoform X19, which yields MSSAGIVESGKPPKIGSTVEVTGKGQRGTVAYIGATLFASGKWVGVILDEPKGKNDGTVQGKRYFTCEENHGIFVRQSQLQVVEEGSSATSPDTPEFALAKILRQKEIPETPKTSKQTPMNVKKTSRESLSSSLSGDVSEVGLTSHQGALGAPIVPQPSGSPAPVAAPVPATPSKAEPPISKQEEESLRGQVKDLEEKLETLKMKRTEDKAKLKELEKHKIQLEQLQEWKIKMQEQQTDLQKQLKEVKKEARDAQESKDRYMEEMSDTADAIEMATLDKEMAEERAESLQVEVDSLKEKVDELSMDLEILRHEISEKGSDGAASSYHVKQLEEQNSRLKEALVRMRDLSASEKQEHVKLQKQMEKKNTELDTLRTQKEKLQEEVKLAEATIDELKEQVDAALGSEEMVETLTERNLDLEEKVRELRETVTDLEAINEMNDELQENARETEMELREQLDMGGAKVREAEKRVEAAQETVADYQQTISKYRDLTTRLQDANRDLISQQNANAEQVQQPPAELFDFKIKFAETKAYAKAIEMELRKMEVAQLNRQVSLLTSFMPDSFLRHGGDHDCILVLLLIPRLICKAELLSKQAQEKFDLNGNLVPGAGLRGPPGEQRSFASGLVYSLCLLQATLHKYEQALNTCNIEVFKRMGTLYSEMNFHERSLDYFIDLLHKDQLDETVQVEPLTKAIKYYQQLYSVHLADHTEDCTVQLADHIKFIQTALDSMGVEVARLRAFLAAGQESSGLAVLLKDLDTSCSDIRQFCKKIRRRMPGTDVVGVPAALNFGPEVSETLTECRRQLTRAVAVLQEVAAAGAQMVAPLAEQEGLNALKLEDIACNVVDQVYGSHGLSGPECLRQSCSSVIATMNKMATAMQEGEYDADKPQGKTPPVETRAATVRAEMTDAEGLGVKLEDRDTVIKEVKKSLKIKGEELSEANVRLSLLEKKLDTSTKDADERVEKIQTKLSENLALLKKKEKEFEETMDALQADIDQLEAEKAELKQRINNQSKMTIEGLRAPSASGIASIVQGSAGAGLPPSMAGPVQVVDSPLLRQQVEAQRLGIKHLKNENNRLKAEKMRAQLASLPPLCPPKLPQVSKESSMPPGGLNTGIYRRTDQLLATLLKLSAEFKVVDITGKTTVSASSQLLEQTARLQNLSDALDKLKGEVAEHVVTHQRGAKASSDFATFPVSSFVKAKEEKQGNTVLVGRVSIPCIRGHEQVHRLVLSQQQLQQVHSLLMV from the exons ATGAGCAGTGCAGGAATAGTGGAGAGTGGTAAACCTCCAAAG ATTGGCTCTACAGTAGAGGTGACAGGGAAGGGTCAGCGCGGCACTGTCGCCTACATCGGCGCCACCCTCTTTGCCTCTGGGAAATGGGTGGGTGTTATACTTGATGAGCCAAAAGGCAAGAATGATGGCACCGTGCAGGGGAAACGCTACTTCACCTGTGAGGAAAATCATGGGATATTTGTCAGACAGTCGCAG CTTCAGGTGGTGGAAGAGGGCTCCAGTGCCACCTCACCAGATACTCCTGAGTTTGCTCTTGCCAAGATTCTCAGACAAAAAG AAATTCCAGAGACTCCAAAAACATCCAAACAG ACACCAATGAATGTTAAGAAG ACATCTCGTGAGAGCCTGTCGTCCTCGCTGTCTGGTGATGTCAGTGAAGTTGGACTGACCTCCCATCAGGGTGCACTGGGAGCTCCCATCGTGCCTCAGCCCAGCGGGTCACCTGCGCCAGTCGCAGCCCCAGTCCCTGCTACTCCGAGCAAG GCGGAACCTCCCATTTCCAAACAG GAGGAGGAATCACTGCGAGGTCAGGTCAAAGAcctggaggagaagctggagacgctgaagatgaagaggacagaggacaagGCCAAACTGAAGGAGCTTGAAAAACACAAGATCCAGCTGGAGCAGCTTCAGGAATGGAAGATAAAAATGCAGGAGCAGCAGACTGACCTCCAGAAACAGCTTAAAGAAGTCAAGAag GAAGCCCGCGATGCACAGGAATCCAAGGACCGCTACATGGAGGAGATGTCAGACACGGCCGACGCCATTGAGATGGCAACACTGGACAAAGAAATGGCGGAGGAGCGAGCGGAGTCATTGCAAGTGGAGGTGGACAGTCTGAAAGAGAAAGTAGATGAGCTCTCCATGGACCTGGAGATTCTTAGACATGAGATTTCAGAGAAAG GCTCAGATGGAGCTGCCTCAAGTTACCATGTCAAGCAGCTGGAGGAACAGAACAGCAGACTGAAGGAGGCTCTAGTCAG GATGCGTGACCTGTCTGCCTCAGAGAAACAGGAAcatgtgaagctgcagaagcagatggagaagaagaacacTGAGCTGGACACTCTGAGGACTCAGAAGGAAAAACTGCAGGAAGAAGTCAAGCTGGCAGAGGCCACTATTGATGAACTGAAGGAGCAG GTGGATGCTGCTCTGGGCTCAGAGGAGATGGTTGAGACGCTGACAGAGAGGAACCTTGACTTGGAGGAGAAAGTCAGAGAGCTGAGAGAAACAGTCACTGATCTG GAGGCGATCAACGAGATGAATGATGAGCTCCAGGAGAATGCAAGGGAGACTGAAATGGAGCTGAGAGAGCAGCTCGACATGGGTGGTGCAAAGGTCAGAGAAGCTGAAAAACGAGTGGAGGCTGCTCAGGAGACTGTGGCTGATTACCAGCAGACCATCAGCAAATATAGGGATCTCACTACCAGGTTGCAG GATGCCAATCGGGACCTGATCAGCCAGCAGAATGCCAATGCTGAGCAAGTTCAACAGCCGCCCGCAGAACTGTTTGACTTCAAGATCAAGTTTGCAGAGACCAAGGCCTATGCCAAG GCCATTGAGATGGAGCTGAGGAAAATGGAAGTGGCTCAATTAAACAGACAGGTGTCCCTCCTTACCTCCTTCATGCCAGACTCCTTTCTCCGTCATGGTGGAGATCATGACTGTATTCTGGTCCTTCTTCTCATCCCCAGGCTCATCTGCAAG GCTGAGCTCCTCAGTAAACAAGCCCAGGAGAAGTTTGACTTGAACGGGAACCTGGTGCCGGGGGCAGGGCTCAGAGGACCTCCAGGAGAACAGCGCAGCTTTGCCTCAGGACTGGTGTACTCCCTGTGCTTGCTGCAGGCCACCCTGCACAAATATGAACA GGCTCTGAACACCTGCAACATAGAGGTTTTTAAGCGCATGGGTACACTTTACTCTGAAATGAATTTCCATGAGCGCTCCCTGGATTATTTCATTGACCTGCTGCATAAAGACCAATTGGATGAGACTGTTCAGGTGGAGCCCCTGACCAAGGCCATCAAGTACTACCag caaCTGTACAGTGTCCATCTGGCAGATCACACTGAGGACTGCACAGTGCAGCTGGCTGACCACATCAAG TTTATCCAGACCGCATTGGACTCCATGGGAGTGGAGGTGGCTCGTCTGCGGGCGTTCCTGGCTGCAGGTCAGGAAAGCTCTGGCCTTGCTGTGCTTCTGAAGGACCTGGACACTTCGTGTTCGGATATCAGACAATTCTGTAAGAAGATCCGCCGTCGCATGCCTGGAACAGATGTGGTTGGAGTACCTGCTGCTCTCAATTTTGGACCAGAG GTGTCAGAGACGCTGACAGAGTGTAGGCGCCAGCTGACCCGTGCGGTGGCCGTGCTGCAGGAGGTGGCTGCAGCTGGGGCTCAGATGGTTGCTCCGCTGGCAGAACAAGAGGGTCTCAACGCTCTCAAGCTGGAGGATATTGCCTGCAACGTTGTGGATCAG GTGTATGGCTCCCATGGCCTGAGTGGCCCAGAGTGTCTGCGtcaatcctgcagctctgtcatTGCTACCATGAACAAGATGGCTACAGCCATGCAGGAAGGAGAGTATGATGCTGACAAACCTCAGGGCAAG ACTCCTCCTGTGGAAACGAGAGCTGCCACCGTCAGGGCTGAGATGACTGATGCTGAGGGTCTAGGTGTTAAACtagaagacagagacacagtcatCAAGGAGGTCAAGAAGTCTCTTAAGATCAAG GGTGAGGAGCTGAGTGAGGCCAACGTCCGCCTGAGCCTGCTAGAGAAAAAGCTGGACACCTCCACCAAAGATGCAGATGAACGGGTGGAGAAGATCCAGACCAAACTCAGCGAGAATCTCGCCCTgctgaagaagaaagagaa GGAGTTTGAGGAGACAATGGATGCTCTGCAGGCTGATATCGACCAGCTGGAGGCAGAGAAGGCAGAGCTGAAACAACGCATCAATAACCAATCAAAGATGACCATCGAAGGCCTAAGAGCCCCGTCTGCCTCTGGTATAGCCTCCATTGTTCAAGGATCTGCAGGAG CAGGGCTGCCTCCATCCATGGCGGGGCCAGTGCAGGTGGTGGACTCTCCCCTCCTCCGGCAGCAGGTCGAGGCTCAGAGACTGGGCATCAAACACCTcaagaatgaaaacaacagactCAAG GCTGAGAAGATGAGAGCCCAGCTGGCCTCCCTGCCTCCACTCTGCCCCCCCAAACTGCCACAAGTGTCCAAAGAAAGCTCCATGCCTCCAGGGGGACTGAACACAGGCATCTATCGCAGGACTGACCAACTGCTGGCGACACTGCTCAAGCTGAGTGCAGAGTTTAAAGTGGTGGACATCACTGGGAAGACAACAG TTAGTGCCAGTTCCCAGCTGCTGGAGCAGACGGCTCGACTGCAGAACCTCAGTGATGCTCTGGACAAACTCAAG GGAGAAGTAGCTGAACATGTGGTCACGCATCAGCGTGGAGCCAAGGCTTCCTCTGACTTCGCCACATTCCCAGTGTCGTCCTTTGTTAAG GCCAAGGAAGAAAAGCAGGGGAATACGGTGCTTGTGGGTCGTGTTTCCATTCCATGCATCCGCGGACACGAACAAGTCCACCGCCTCGTCCTATCCCAGCAGCAGCTACAGCAAGTACACAGCCTCCTGATGGTGTAG